One window of Candidatus Ozemobacteraceae bacterium genomic DNA carries:
- a CDS encoding tetratricopeptide repeat protein, translating to MSSNDPRSARRMTGEEMPGTESRDDGWVDTLRRERLRRSVRNPGLAALMSFCVMGLGQIYAGHIDRGIILMMMHLATAISGYSLYTRGFLYDMVAPHFGPAAIVAVAYVAGVVIILAWIYNIKDAYYRSLFSGLRDWFEVERVLIPHLKDGGASHLLGAPVPPRARLTGPSAARTEAAEEADEATVIEVARQENATVARSAGTTSDDAGEVVSPKEQSKKKRSRRTSDKPAAAMADALEEATGVGRNWRFTLGLLVIFLLVGVWMFNRQHWNFEDLRPSSTLFSISTDAESATGSGVIRAGMDQRMAMRRAVGFLETGSVTAAIGAFEEIVKRPDAPVEAWKGLLRAYHRDERMGAYEDALVRYLKAFPDDADEWVTLGKLQYDRRAYVEASRSMLKCLAKDPAHLRGNYMMGAIYRELGLAEDAIPHLRKAQSGDPLNPEFNRELGAAFLEAHDLKNARRHLEKALSIDQQDEVAQRLLEDVDAEERRTGAGISGGVGYGGTPWVAAAPFSPGAGMEQSLPPAIVPAQDAAPAVSAAPAPSQQTIPARTTITPQDDGGPRGRGVVLYVAPGLKGGQALPDLPDTLLKTGTSGPVRGPDEPPANPVFAGLSNPSPELFRKTPPASEPRADAAASPVAASATTVPEPAIASHAAAEPPPEAAKETPRAEPKTPERVAVSPEPQKKTVPEPKKTQEDLLANAEAVPDAASPKSPSQTASGEAAKMPAAVSQKEAVEVSPLEKQRIRGVNAYLRGRWEAALPELLGYLKKKEDPDVYEMVGLIFQKLGSHDDAYEASKRASQLGMREPAFIARLGLMAAGLGKWEDGTRYLSDALQKLPHRIDLRLHLARCLRNSGDTDAARIELGKVLNEPNQTYAIRRRAEQEMEQLGIRIHPVGPGNKAPEPRDSGKDAEPKTPAKPAASRNPSGSAPPGPSAAKAPSGIVPANEPGKPVASKQPAGDRPISVSKQSAGDRPVSVPVKPAVPKPAVSVAAPNVSSPAARPQTAPAKKILFRSDAAGSALGTVLFQKPLSFGKPIGAASGTGDSLAAPPDAGAPTRW from the coding sequence ATGTCATCGAATGACCCGCGGAGCGCCCGCCGCATGACGGGGGAGGAGATGCCCGGCACCGAGTCGAGGGACGACGGGTGGGTCGATACGCTGCGCCGGGAGCGGTTGCGGCGTTCCGTGAGAAACCCGGGCCTCGCCGCGCTGATGTCGTTCTGCGTCATGGGCCTGGGGCAGATCTACGCGGGACATATCGACCGCGGCATCATCCTGATGATGATGCATCTGGCGACGGCCATCAGCGGCTACAGCCTGTATACGAGGGGGTTCCTCTACGATATGGTGGCGCCCCATTTCGGGCCGGCCGCCATCGTCGCCGTGGCGTATGTCGCCGGCGTCGTTATAATATTGGCATGGATATATAATATAAAGGATGCCTATTACCGGTCGCTGTTCTCGGGCCTTCGCGACTGGTTCGAGGTGGAACGCGTGCTCATCCCGCATCTCAAGGACGGCGGCGCGAGCCATCTGCTGGGCGCTCCGGTGCCGCCCCGGGCGCGGCTTACGGGACCATCCGCCGCGAGGACGGAAGCCGCCGAAGAGGCCGACGAAGCGACGGTGATCGAGGTCGCGCGGCAGGAAAACGCGACCGTGGCCCGGTCGGCCGGAACGACGTCCGACGATGCCGGCGAGGTCGTTTCGCCGAAGGAGCAGTCGAAGAAAAAACGGTCCAGGCGGACGTCCGACAAACCGGCCGCCGCCATGGCCGATGCCCTCGAAGAGGCGACCGGCGTGGGGCGGAACTGGCGCTTCACCCTCGGGCTTCTCGTCATTTTTCTTCTCGTCGGCGTCTGGATGTTCAACAGGCAACACTGGAATTTCGAGGATCTCCGACCGTCTTCGACCCTTTTCTCCATCAGCACCGACGCCGAATCGGCAACCGGAAGCGGGGTGATACGCGCCGGCATGGACCAGCGCATGGCGATGCGCCGTGCAGTTGGTTTCCTCGAAACCGGTTCCGTAACCGCGGCGATCGGTGCGTTCGAGGAGATCGTGAAGAGGCCGGATGCTCCGGTCGAAGCGTGGAAGGGGCTTCTTCGCGCCTATCACCGTGACGAGCGGATGGGGGCCTACGAGGACGCTCTCGTTCGGTATCTGAAAGCGTTCCCCGACGACGCCGACGAGTGGGTGACGCTTGGAAAACTCCAATACGACCGGCGGGCGTACGTCGAGGCGTCCAGATCGATGCTGAAATGTCTCGCAAAAGATCCGGCGCATCTTCGCGGTAATTATATGATGGGTGCTATATATCGCGAGCTCGGCCTCGCCGAGGACGCCATTCCCCACCTGCGCAAGGCGCAATCGGGCGATCCCCTGAACCCCGAGTTCAATCGCGAACTGGGGGCGGCGTTCCTGGAGGCGCACGACCTCAAAAACGCCAGACGTCATCTGGAAAAGGCTCTCAGCATCGACCAGCAGGACGAGGTCGCCCAGCGACTGCTCGAAGACGTCGATGCCGAGGAGCGGCGGACCGGCGCTGGGATTTCCGGTGGCGTCGGATACGGCGGAACTCCCTGGGTCGCAGCTGCCCCGTTCTCCCCCGGAGCCGGCATGGAACAGTCGCTGCCTCCGGCCATCGTCCCGGCGCAGGATGCCGCTCCGGCAGTTTCCGCGGCGCCCGCGCCTTCCCAGCAGACGATTCCCGCCAGAACGACGATAACGCCGCAGGACGATGGCGGTCCGCGCGGACGAGGCGTGGTGCTGTACGTCGCTCCCGGTCTGAAGGGTGGGCAGGCACTTCCCGACCTCCCCGATACGCTCCTGAAGACGGGAACGTCTGGCCCGGTTCGGGGGCCCGACGAACCTCCGGCGAATCCGGTGTTTGCGGGGCTTTCGAATCCTTCTCCGGAACTGTTCCGGAAGACCCCACCCGCCTCCGAACCGCGGGCAGATGCGGCAGCATCTCCCGTGGCCGCATCAGCCACGACGGTTCCAGAGCCGGCGATCGCTTCGCACGCCGCGGCAGAGCCCCCCCCTGAGGCGGCGAAAGAGACGCCCCGGGCCGAGCCGAAAACGCCCGAACGCGTCGCCGTTTCGCCGGAACCCCAGAAAAAAACCGTGCCCGAGCCGAAGAAGACCCAGGAGGACCTGCTCGCGAACGCCGAAGCCGTGCCGGATGCCGCCTCGCCGAAGTCCCCGTCGCAGACGGCTTCCGGCGAGGCCGCGAAGATGCCGGCGGCCGTTTCCCAGAAGGAAGCCGTGGAGGTTTCCCCGCTCGAAAAACAGCGGATCCGGGGGGTGAACGCCTATCTGCGAGGCCGTTGGGAAGCGGCTCTCCCCGAGCTGCTGGGGTATCTCAAAAAGAAAGAAGACCCCGACGTCTATGAGATGGTCGGCCTGATTTTCCAGAAACTGGGCTCGCACGACGATGCCTATGAAGCCAGTAAACGAGCCTCTCAGCTCGGAATGCGCGAGCCGGCCTTCATCGCACGGCTCGGACTGATGGCCGCCGGTCTCGGAAAATGGGAGGACGGGACCAGGTATCTCAGCGATGCTCTCCAGAAGCTTCCGCACCGGATCGACCTCAGATTGCATCTGGCGCGATGTCTGCGGAACAGCGGCGATACGGACGCCGCGCGGATCGAACTCGGGAAGGTGCTGAACGAGCCGAACCAGACGTATGCCATCCGGCGCCGGGCGGAACAGGAAATGGAGCAGCTCGGCATACGCATCCATCCCGTCGGGCCCGGGAATAAGGCGCCAGAACCACGGGATTCCGGCAAAGACGCCGAGCCGAAGACGCCGGCAAAACCGGCAGCGTCGAGGAATCCTTCCGGTTCCGCCCCGCCAGGCCCTTCCGCGGCGAAGGCGCCGTCCGGCATTGTTCCGGCGAACGAACCGGGAAAGCCGGTCGCGTCCAAACAGCCGGCCGGTGACCGCCCGATATCCGTCTCGAAGCAATCGGCCGGTGACCGCCCGGTATCCGTCCCTGTGAAGCCTGCGGTGCCGAAACCGGCGGTAAGCGTCGCCGCGCCGAACGTATCCTCGCCTGCCGCGCGTCCGCAGACTGCTCCTGCGAAGAAGATCCTCTTTCGGAGCGACGCGGCGGGATCCGCCCTGGGTACCGTCCTGTTCCAGAAACCTCTCTCGTTTGGCAAGCCGATCGGGGCGGCATCCGGCACCGGGGACTCGCTTGCGGCCCCGCCGGACGCCGGAGCTCCGACCCGCTGGTGA
- a CDS encoding sensor histidine kinase, whose protein sequence is MSDTVKNTLSKEMIAIKSGLGEIAELVDNWILSLTGEKERRQRLEEVALIIRERGSGLSGADRDTCLAHLGAILGSSDTQMISSVGYRLKLQAMFKERTEWLQTRLDTLLKQVGKFLDTQKSDGVAPPTIGVVRAQEEERRRISREIHDGPAQSLASLTMRINFCLEHLADREILQKELLDLKDAVGRSLKDIRRFIFDLRPMALDDLGLIPTLEQFLAGFKGRSGINVFIDIEGERAPLAPDTELAIFRVIQEAVNNAHRHASAKSIHAFLSFNPSLNRLSGVVKDDGKGFDAKAIRKNYASLKKLGLLSMEERILLAGGDFDIVSNPGEGTVVSFWVPL, encoded by the coding sequence GTGTCTGATACCGTGAAGAATACGCTCTCCAAGGAAATGATCGCGATCAAGAGCGGTCTCGGTGAAATCGCCGAGTTGGTCGACAACTGGATTCTGTCCCTGACCGGGGAAAAAGAGCGGCGGCAGCGTCTCGAGGAAGTCGCGCTCATCATCCGCGAACGCGGCTCCGGCCTCTCAGGGGCTGACCGCGACACTTGTCTCGCCCATCTGGGCGCCATTCTCGGGAGCAGCGACACTCAGATGATCTCCTCGGTGGGATACCGACTGAAGCTGCAGGCGATGTTCAAGGAACGCACGGAGTGGCTCCAGACAAGGCTGGACACGCTTCTCAAACAGGTGGGAAAATTTCTCGACACCCAAAAGAGCGACGGCGTGGCCCCGCCGACGATCGGCGTCGTCCGAGCCCAGGAGGAGGAACGCCGCCGGATCTCTCGCGAGATTCACGACGGGCCTGCACAGAGCCTCGCGAGCCTGACGATGCGCATCAACTTCTGTCTCGAGCATCTCGCCGACCGCGAGATTCTTCAGAAGGAACTTCTCGATCTGAAGGATGCCGTCGGACGGAGTTTGAAAGATATCAGACGCTTTATATTTGACCTGAGACCCATGGCGCTGGACGACCTGGGGCTCATTCCGACCCTGGAGCAGTTCCTGGCCGGCTTCAAGGGGCGGTCGGGCATCAACGTCTTCATCGACATCGAAGGGGAGAGGGCTCCGCTCGCTCCTGATACCGAGCTGGCGATCTTTCGGGTCATTCAGGAGGCGGTCAACAACGCTCATCGTCACGCCTCGGCCAAGTCGATCCATGCGTTCCTGAGCTTCAATCCGTCTCTCAACAGGCTGAGCGGGGTCGTGAAGGACGACGGCAAGGGCTTCGACGCCAAGGCGATCCGAAAAAATTACGCGTCGCTCAAGAAACTCGGCCTCCTGAGCATGGAAGAGCGCATCCTGCTCGCCGGCGGCGACTTCGACATCGTTTCGAACCCGGGCGAGGGAACCGTCGTTTCCTTCTGGGTCCCCCTGTGA
- a CDS encoding ATP-binding protein, which yields MNWFPPRRLQSALIFYVAGIILFTNCFFAITTISRENLTYLGDATGNALFLGKILQEPAFQFLAEGDASRLEAIAAAREENMKNILVTIYDQNWWRRWGDKERISDRGFPPVKSLRDGLIQEGVAGVTAREIYLPISSGGAPIGAIGLGVPDFGARNTGEAAFQVFLTLGVNVCLGLILAVFIAQIVLRPIYQVVEGLHAIREGDFGQRLHVIGGNELTMVGETFNMMASSLQDKIRENLERTRALDEKVQELWEIYSLAKDMGFSLDLNDVLKGFLERAVTLSFSSYGQLLLRRGPAGHLEMQVETPSFPRILREEYENSLKTCLAKSEPVECMTARHTLLVVPLVTGRQIQGVLFLAKHGNRAYSEGVRRFLETLAPLGGTLIENAQLYMDVLEMKEYVRNVLNSVDSGVATLDGSGTLVTVNASFMRILGLKSGEPVNAPWSEVVDRAGDPEFSAALSHVLGEPIPGGRGGGAAESGYGSAPWSQITLRRPGGEECELQVRVNPLVAGDAIIGRVLVLDDVTEMKALERRAFDIEKWAVLGKLAASVAHEIRNPLVAVRSLVEIIGEEVSGDSLNHVKVVLGEVHRLNKVVEQLLHFSKPEKANLREADLKEVVEELLLLVRHEAGRCGANIVRNWPETPIYATIDREKIKQALLNVMLNAIQSMEHGGTLTVNVLPQADEIVIELRDEGAGIPPECAKRIFDPFFTTRPNGTGLGLAITKKIVDLHQGSISVDSEPGRGTCVRIELPVTSKPSPDAVLPA from the coding sequence ATGAACTGGTTCCCGCCGCGGCGGCTTCAGAGCGCCCTCATTTTCTACGTCGCGGGAATCATCCTGTTCACCAACTGCTTTTTTGCGATCACGACCATCTCCCGTGAGAATCTGACGTATCTCGGCGATGCCACGGGGAACGCCTTGTTCCTCGGAAAGATCCTGCAGGAGCCGGCGTTTCAGTTCCTTGCCGAGGGCGACGCCTCGCGCCTGGAAGCCATCGCGGCCGCCCGCGAGGAGAACATGAAGAACATCCTCGTAACGATCTACGATCAGAACTGGTGGCGCAGATGGGGCGACAAGGAGAGAATTTCCGACCGCGGCTTCCCGCCGGTCAAAAGCCTGCGTGACGGCCTCATTCAGGAAGGCGTCGCCGGCGTGACGGCGAGAGAAATATATCTTCCGATATCTTCCGGCGGCGCCCCCATTGGGGCCATCGGCCTCGGCGTGCCGGACTTCGGGGCGAGAAACACGGGAGAGGCCGCGTTTCAGGTGTTCCTGACGCTCGGGGTCAACGTCTGTCTCGGCCTGATCCTCGCCGTGTTCATCGCGCAGATCGTATTGCGACCGATATACCAGGTCGTCGAGGGTCTCCATGCGATCAGAGAGGGCGATTTCGGCCAGCGGCTCCACGTCATCGGCGGCAACGAGTTGACGATGGTCGGCGAGACGTTCAACATGATGGCCTCGTCCCTCCAGGACAAAATCCGCGAAAACCTCGAGCGGACGCGCGCCCTCGACGAGAAGGTGCAGGAACTGTGGGAAATTTACTCCCTCGCCAAGGACATGGGGTTTTCTCTCGATCTCAACGACGTGCTCAAGGGGTTCCTGGAGCGGGCCGTCACCCTGTCGTTTTCCTCCTACGGCCAGCTGCTGCTGAGGCGGGGTCCGGCGGGGCACCTGGAGATGCAGGTCGAAACCCCGTCGTTTCCACGCATCCTTCGCGAAGAATACGAGAACAGCCTGAAAACCTGCCTCGCGAAGAGCGAACCGGTCGAGTGCATGACGGCCCGCCACACCCTGCTGGTGGTTCCTCTCGTGACCGGGCGGCAGATCCAGGGCGTGCTGTTCCTCGCAAAACACGGGAACCGAGCGTATTCGGAAGGAGTCAGGCGGTTTCTCGAAACGCTGGCGCCGCTCGGCGGCACGTTGATCGAGAACGCCCAGCTGTACATGGACGTTCTCGAGATGAAGGAATACGTCAGAAACGTCCTGAACAGCGTCGATTCCGGCGTCGCGACCCTCGACGGAAGCGGCACGCTCGTCACCGTCAACGCCAGCTTCATGCGGATTCTCGGATTGAAGTCGGGCGAACCCGTGAATGCTCCCTGGAGCGAGGTGGTCGACAGGGCCGGCGATCCCGAGTTCTCAGCCGCGCTGAGCCATGTGCTCGGGGAACCGATCCCCGGCGGCAGGGGAGGGGGAGCTGCCGAATCGGGCTATGGAAGCGCGCCCTGGAGCCAGATCACCCTCCGGCGGCCGGGGGGCGAGGAGTGCGAACTCCAGGTCAGGGTGAACCCCCTGGTTGCCGGGGATGCGATCATCGGGCGCGTGCTGGTTCTTGACGACGTTACCGAGATGAAGGCCCTCGAGCGTAGGGCGTTCGACATCGAGAAGTGGGCTGTTCTCGGAAAGCTGGCGGCCTCCGTCGCTCACGAAATACGCAACCCGCTCGTTGCCGTGAGAAGCCTGGTTGAGATCATTGGCGAGGAAGTCAGCGGGGATTCGCTGAATCACGTCAAAGTCGTGCTCGGCGAAGTCCATCGCCTGAACAAGGTCGTCGAACAACTCCTGCACTTCTCCAAGCCGGAAAAGGCGAATCTGCGCGAGGCGGATCTGAAAGAGGTCGTCGAGGAACTCCTCCTGCTCGTGCGGCATGAGGCGGGAAGATGCGGCGCGAATATCGTTCGGAACTGGCCTGAGACGCCGATTTATGCTACAATCGACCGTGAGAAGATCAAGCAGGCCCTGTTGAACGTCATGCTCAATGCGATCCAGTCTATGGAACACGGAGGAACCCTCACGGTGAATGTCCTTCCCCAGGCCGATGAAATCGTCATCGAACTTCGGGACGAAGGCGCCGGAATCCCCCCCGAGTGCGCGAAGCGCATCTTCGATCCCTTTTTCACGACGCGCCCCAACGGAACGGGCCTCGGCCTTGCGATCACGAAGAAAATCGTGGACCTCCACCAGGGGAGCATCTCCGTCGATTCCGAACCCGGCAGGGGAACATGTGTGCGCATCGAACTGCCCGTGACCTCGAAGCCCTCTCCTGACGCGGTGCTGCCGGCATGA
- a CDS encoding sigma-54 dependent transcriptional regulator, which translates to MSEPRDSKQAWPRQPAILVVDDEESVRYTLEAVLKPEGYTIAAARSVAEALDRIAGESFDLIISDMNMPGASGLELLDAVKKRDAEALVILITAYGSEALAVDAMKRGAYDYLAKPFANDELKLTVRRALERCRLRRENLILRQRLHEREGLATIIGAHESMQRVYDLIERVAPNDVTVLITGESGTGKELVADAIHSLSSRRDGPFIRVNCAALPETLIESELFGYERGAFSGAVARRIGKFELADNGTIFLDEIGDMSLTTQTKILRILQEQEFERLGGQSVIKVNVRVLAATNRDLTKAIRENHFREDLFYRLNVVNIHLPPLRERRSDITMLVQHFAARILKKFNKKPMTFSDAFMARLVQYAWPGNVRELQNLVERVIILEDESMFQNNSTLVPMRAKLDNDSYINDSILAMPYKEAKEIILRSFEKRFFENLLAKARGNVSQAARLAQMHRKNLYLKLKELELVRPGDASEHTDEHDDADLPANEPDRDPPAF; encoded by the coding sequence ATGAGCGAACCTCGCGATTCCAAACAGGCTTGGCCGCGCCAGCCCGCCATTCTCGTCGTCGACGACGAGGAGTCGGTCCGGTATACCCTGGAGGCGGTCCTCAAGCCCGAGGGATACACGATCGCGGCGGCCCGTTCCGTCGCCGAGGCCCTCGACCGCATCGCCGGCGAGTCGTTCGACCTCATCATCTCCGACATGAACATGCCGGGCGCCTCTGGGCTCGAACTGCTCGACGCCGTCAAAAAGCGCGATGCCGAAGCCCTCGTGATCCTCATCACCGCCTACGGCTCCGAGGCGCTCGCCGTCGACGCGATGAAGCGCGGCGCCTACGACTACCTGGCCAAGCCATTCGCGAACGACGAGCTCAAGCTCACGGTCCGCAGGGCGCTCGAACGGTGTCGTCTCCGCCGGGAAAACCTGATCCTGCGTCAGAGGCTCCATGAGCGCGAGGGCCTTGCCACGATCATCGGCGCCCACGAGAGCATGCAGCGCGTCTACGATCTCATCGAGCGCGTCGCGCCAAACGACGTCACCGTCCTCATCACCGGCGAGTCCGGAACGGGCAAGGAACTCGTCGCCGACGCGATTCACTCGCTCAGTTCGCGCAGGGACGGGCCGTTCATCCGCGTGAACTGCGCCGCTCTGCCCGAAACCCTCATCGAAAGCGAATTGTTCGGCTACGAGCGCGGCGCGTTCAGCGGCGCCGTCGCCCGCCGCATCGGCAAATTCGAACTGGCCGACAACGGCACGATTTTCCTCGACGAAATCGGCGACATGTCGCTGACGACCCAGACGAAGATCCTTCGCATCCTCCAGGAGCAGGAGTTCGAGCGCCTCGGCGGACAGAGCGTCATCAAGGTGAACGTGCGGGTGCTGGCCGCCACGAATCGCGACCTCACCAAGGCGATCCGGGAGAATCACTTCCGCGAGGATCTCTTCTACCGCCTCAACGTCGTGAACATCCATCTTCCCCCGCTGCGGGAACGCCGCAGCGATATCACGATGCTGGTTCAGCACTTCGCCGCCCGCATCCTGAAAAAGTTCAACAAGAAGCCGATGACGTTCTCGGATGCGTTCATGGCCCGCCTGGTCCAGTATGCCTGGCCGGGCAACGTCCGGGAACTCCAGAACCTGGTCGAACGTGTCATCATCCTCGAAGACGAGAGCATGTTCCAAAACAACTCGACCCTCGTGCCGATGCGCGCGAAGCTAGATAACGACAGTTATATAAATGATAGTATTCTCGCCATGCCCTACAAGGAGGCCAAGGAGATCATCCTCAGGAGCTTCGAGAAACGCTTTTTCGAAAATCTTCTCGCGAAGGCCAGGGGAAACGTCTCGCAGGCCGCCCGCCTGGCGCAGATGCACCGAAAGAACCTGTATCTCAAGCTGAAGGAGCTCGAACTCGTCCGACCGGGCGACGCATCGGAGCATACAGACGAACACGACGACGCCGACCTTCCGGCGAACGAACCGGACCGCGATCCGCCGGCTTTCTGA
- a CDS encoding PAS domain-containing sensor histidine kinase produces MSALPAPFSWPSLALSGVLLVLLLISLLRWRYWYHAADSLRHALHQPYHGIALIDPEGGVLFWNRWMAELTGISERQALHRLLTDLPAFPPDHPIVRMLFGVMPHPTDRPLIFRTQIQRVGATGTTPVIINLSRFAASSPGGFLIMLSVTDVTEAEDLRHRLQSAVENAESSVRRMAELDRLKSEFLAICGHELKTPLVSITGYLDLMASERLGPLTDKQTNAVTISLKNASRLNELLSQLLDFARMEAGTMRFDFIPQRIGTVLEEMIQVVMPMASAKQITIVQEIQAELPRALFDAGLIHRVILNLLDNAVKFTPQGGTITVKATADERYVTVEIVDTGIGIDGRHIERVKEPFFQTDTSDTRRTGGMGLGLAIVEKILHGHGSRLELSSEDRHGTTARFSLRIAQKKSSAKLSAISNPQE; encoded by the coding sequence ATGAGCGCTCTTCCCGCCCCCTTTTCCTGGCCATCCCTGGCGCTTTCCGGCGTCCTGTTGGTCCTGCTCCTGATCAGCCTGCTGCGCTGGCGCTACTGGTATCACGCTGCCGACTCCCTGCGGCATGCTCTGCACCAGCCGTATCACGGTATCGCCCTGATCGACCCCGAAGGGGGGGTCCTCTTCTGGAACCGCTGGATGGCGGAGTTGACGGGGATTTCCGAGCGCCAGGCGCTCCATCGGCTTCTGACGGACCTGCCGGCCTTCCCACCGGATCATCCGATCGTCCGCATGCTGTTCGGCGTCATGCCGCATCCGACGGACCGGCCGCTGATTTTCCGCACGCAGATCCAGCGGGTCGGGGCGACCGGCACGACCCCCGTGATCATCAACCTGAGCCGGTTCGCCGCTTCCTCGCCGGGGGGGTTCCTGATCATGCTCTCGGTCACGGACGTCACAGAGGCGGAAGACCTGCGCCACCGCCTTCAGAGCGCGGTTGAAAACGCCGAATCGAGCGTGCGGCGCATGGCCGAGCTGGATCGACTCAAATCGGAGTTTCTCGCCATCTGCGGCCACGAGCTCAAAACCCCACTCGTCTCGATCACCGGGTATCTCGACCTGATGGCGTCGGAGCGGCTCGGCCCCCTGACGGATAAACAGACCAACGCCGTGACGATCTCCCTCAAGAACGCTTCGCGATTGAACGAATTGCTTTCCCAGCTCCTCGATTTCGCCCGCATGGAAGCCGGAACCATGCGATTCGACTTCATCCCACAGCGCATCGGCACCGTCCTCGAAGAGATGATCCAGGTGGTCATGCCGATGGCGAGCGCCAAGCAGATCACCATCGTCCAGGAGATCCAGGCGGAACTGCCGCGCGCCCTCTTCGACGCCGGCCTGATTCATCGCGTCATCCTGAACCTTCTGGACAACGCGGTGAAGTTCACGCCTCAGGGCGGCACCATCACGGTGAAGGCCACCGCCGACGAGCGGTATGTGACGGTCGAGATCGTCGACACCGGCATCGGGATCGACGGAAGGCATATCGAGCGCGTGAAAGAACCGTTTTTCCAGACCGACACCTCCGACACCCGCCGAACGGGGGGCATGGGCCTCGGCCTGGCGATCGTCGAGAAGATCCTTCACGGGCACGGTTCCCGGCTCGAGTTGTCGAGCGAGGACCGCCACGGCACCACGGCGCGATTCAGTCTCAGGATCGCTCAGAAGAAATCCTCGGCGAAGCTCTCCGCGATTTCCAATCCGCAGGAGTAG